A window of the bacterium genome harbors these coding sequences:
- a CDS encoding FAD-dependent oxidoreductase, which produces MKIVIVGGVAAGPKAASKIIRMMPEAEVTIIEKDEYLSYAGCGLPYYISGEVKEQKELMCTPVGVVRDPVFFQKVKNVHVLTKTEALKIDRDKKTIQIKDLQDQKTSWIGYDKLILATGATPVSPPIPGIDLENIYTLHGVQDAEGIKRLLAEDQAKDVVIIGGGLIGVEVTEALVSKGCRVTIVEKLPQIFGMLDWEMARLVTQHMEAKGVKVLTDHTVVKFEGEGAVEKVVTDKETLAADMVVMAIGVRPAVGLAKDAGLAIGDFRALVVDGTMKTSDDNIYAVGDCVESKDRITGKACYMPMGSTANKHGRVAANNICGRKDIFPGVLGSTVCKVFDFTVGRTGLTEAAAKQEGYDVEVVLAPGPDRAHFMENAKPLLLKLVVDKKTRKLLGAQATGPGDVDKRIDVAAMTLAAKMTVDDLANMDLCYAPPYSPAMDNIITAANVARNKLDGYIEGISAKEVHEMKEAKKDFVFLDVRSQAESDEVRLSNSTLIPLGALRLRIDELPKNKEIIAFCKISLRGYEAALILKAAGFKKVRVMDGGVVMWPYRKEK; this is translated from the coding sequence ATGAAAATTGTTATTGTTGGCGGGGTGGCGGCGGGACCGAAAGCGGCTTCGAAAATTATTCGTATGATGCCGGAAGCGGAAGTGACAATTATTGAAAAGGACGAATATCTTTCTTATGCCGGGTGCGGTTTACCATATTACATATCCGGCGAGGTCAAGGAGCAAAAAGAGCTGATGTGTACTCCGGTCGGGGTTGTACGCGATCCGGTATTTTTTCAAAAAGTAAAAAATGTCCATGTATTGACTAAAACCGAAGCCCTGAAGATCGATAGGGACAAAAAAACCATTCAGATAAAAGACCTTCAGGACCAGAAAACATCCTGGATTGGGTACGATAAATTAATTCTGGCAACCGGCGCCACGCCGGTCAGCCCGCCGATTCCGGGAATTGATTTAGAGAATATTTATACGCTTCACGGTGTGCAGGATGCCGAAGGCATTAAACGGCTGTTGGCGGAAGACCAGGCAAAGGATGTGGTCATTATCGGCGGTGGGTTGATTGGGGTTGAGGTGACCGAAGCGCTGGTATCCAAGGGATGTCGTGTTACAATTGTTGAAAAATTGCCGCAAATATTCGGCATGCTTGACTGGGAAATGGCCCGGTTGGTGACACAGCATATGGAAGCCAAGGGCGTGAAGGTTCTGACGGACCATACTGTTGTAAAATTTGAAGGAGAGGGTGCGGTTGAAAAAGTCGTTACCGACAAAGAAACCCTGGCAGCGGATATGGTTGTTATGGCGATTGGCGTGCGGCCTGCCGTAGGCTTGGCGAAAGACGCCGGATTGGCGATTGGTGATTTCCGTGCTCTGGTTGTGGACGGAACCATGAAAACCAGTGATGATAATATTTATGCTGTGGGTGACTGTGTTGAATCCAAGGACCGGATTACAGGCAAAGCATGCTATATGCCGATGGGATCAACCGCCAATAAGCATGGGCGTGTGGCGGCCAATAATATTTGTGGACGCAAAGATATTTTTCCCGGTGTTTTGGGCAGCACGGTTTGCAAAGTGTTTGATTTTACCGTGGGCCGGACAGGACTGACGGAAGCAGCTGCCAAGCAGGAAGGATACGACGTTGAAGTGGTGTTGGCGCCGGGACCGGATCGTGCCCATTTTATGGAAAATGCAAAACCCTTGCTGCTGAAACTTGTGGTGGATAAAAAAACCCGCAAGTTGCTCGGGGCACAGGCGACCGGTCCGGGTGATGTGGATAAACGGATTGATGTTGCCGCCATGACACTGGCCGCCAAAATGACGGTTGACGATTTGGCCAATATGGATTTGTGCTACGCACCACCCTATTCGCCGGCCATGGATAATATTATTACTGCTGCTAATGTGGCGCGCAATAAACTTGATGGTTATATAGAAGGTATCTCTGCCAAAGAAGTTCATGAGATGAAAGAGGCTAAAAAAGATTTTGTGTTTTTAGATGTTCGCAGTCAGGCTGAGAGTGATGAAGTGCGTCTGTCGAATTCAACCTTGATACCATTAGGTGCATTGCGTCTGCGTATAGACGAATTGCCAAAAAATAAGGAGATTATCGCTTTTTGTAAAATATCGTTGCGAGGATATGAAGCAGCGCTTATTCTTAAAGCAGCAGGATTTAAAAAAGTCAGGGTAATGGACGGCGGGGTAGTTATGTGGCCCTATCGCAAGGAAAAATAG